Genomic DNA from Candidatus Nitronereus thalassa:
GCAGAAAACGGGACGACCGTGGCAGTTGGATTTATTTCCGTTATTAATCAACCCGACCGAATGGAAATTCTTAGAAGAAGGACTCATTCAGCGCGCGCATGTGTTGAATAATATTCTCGTCGATTTGTACGGGCTTCAGCGGCTCATTAAGGAAAAAAAGATCCCTGCTGCGTTGGTCTACGGAAACCCACAGTTTCTACCGGCCTGCCATGGGAATCCAGTTCAAAACGGAACTTACCTACATTTTCTGGCGTTTGATTTGGCGAGATCTCCCAGTGGACAGTGGTGGGTATTGCGGGACAAGGCCGAAGCGCCTTCGGGGGTTGGCTATGCCCTGGAAAATCGGTTAGTTGTTTCCCGGTCCATGCCGACGTTGTTATCTCAACAAGCGATCCAACCGTTGAGTTCCTTTTTCCAGTCCTTCAGCGAGGACTTTTTACAAATGTCGAATCGAGAGGATCCAAGAGCCGTGGTGTTGGCTCCTGGGCCTCAGCACGCGGTGTATTTTGAACATGCCTACCTCGCGCGGTTTTTGGGGTATCCCTTAGTCGAGGGCTCGGATCTTACGGTTCGTGACGATCGGTTGTTTCTCAAAACCGTGGAAGGGTTAAAGTCAATCGATTTGGTGTTGCGCCGGATTCATTCGGATTTCTGCGACCCACTGGAGCTAAAGACGAATTCGGCGTTGGGTGTTCCTGGGTTGCTTCAAGCGGTCCATGCTGGTCATGTCACTATAGCGAATGCCTTGGGTAGTGGGTTGGTGGAAAGTGAAGCCTTGTTGAGTTTTCTTCCTGGCCTTTCTCAGTCCCTAATAGGTGAAGAACTGAAAATCCCGAGTGTGGCGACCTGGTGGTGTGGACAGGAAAAGGAGCGACAATATGTCTTGGACAATCTAGACCGTTTACTGATTCGCAAGGTGTTGGCGCAGAGCGAAGGGGGTGTGCATCAGCACACGTCTTATATTGGCCCTGATTTGTCCTCGGATAAATTGAGTGAATTGCGACAGGCAATTCATCGCAAGGGATTTCAATTTGTCGGACGCGAAATCGTGTCTCCCTCGACGACCCCTTTCTGGTCGGACCAGCATACCTTCACCCCAGTCCCCATGACATTGCGGGTGTATTTGACGGCCACGGCCAATGGGTATCGGATCATGCCAGGTGGACTTGCCCGCGTGTCGGTGAAGTCTGATCCCCGAGGGCATTGGCATGAACCCGGAGACTTTAGTAAAGATGTGTGGGTTCTCCGGAACGATCCGTTGGAAAAATCTTCGGTGGTGGTACAACCCCATTTGGCTGTTCAATTAAAAAGGGGCGGCCGTGATTTGCCGAGCCGCACCGCCGATAATGTGTTTTGGTTTGGGCGATATGTCGAACGAGCTGAGGGGGCGGTCCGGTTGTTGAGAAGTCTCGTCTCTCGAATCAGCGGGGAAGCAGGATTAAGCCCGGATTCAGAAATTGTGCGACGATTGATTTCGTTGCTGTTGTTTAAAGAGCAAGTGTCCCAACGAAAAGCTAAGCGGGCACTGGAGGGTGGACCGCTAGTCGTGAGGCGGGAATTATGGGCCTTGCTGTTTGACCTGGATTCCCCCGATGGCCTCTCGCAAGTGTTGGGCAATGTCCATCGTACGGCTGAGCCATTGCGACACCGATTGTCGTTGGATACGTGGCAGATTCTCATGGAGTTGGCCACCATCCCGCGAACCTGGAGTCAACGCCATGGCCAAAGTTTAGATGAAGCGCTTCGCCTCCTGAGCCGTATGGTCCATCATTTGGCTGCACTCAATGGCATGATCCTGGAAAATATGACGCGCAGTTATGCTTGGCGGTTTCTGGATATGGGGCGGCGATTGGAACGGATGCGCGATACCACCAAACTGATTCGGCATCTTTCCACACGAGGAAATTCCGAAACGACGGAGGCCTTGAGTCTCTTGTTGGAATTAGCCGATGGATCGTTGACCTATCGGACGCGGTACCGGTCTGAGCCGAATCTCGCCTCGGTGATGGATTTGTTGTTGATCGATGATACCAACCCTCGGTCAGTGCTTTTTCAATTGTTGAATGTCGAGGAACATCTGCATGCGTTGCCCCGCGATAGTTCACAAGCCACATTGCCGCCGGCGGAACGTTTGGTGACTCGGATGATTGCGGACCTTCGTTTGGCGGATGTGATGGTCTTGGTGCAAGGTCATAAGAGTGGAGTCAGGGGAGGATTGGATCGTACCGTTAGAAATTTGGAGAGCGGGGTGCATGAGTTATCGGATATCGTCGCTTTGACCTACTTTAGTCATGCCTTGCCCCAACAAATTTCCGGTCCTCATTGGTTGAAGGCCATGTCATGAAATTTTCCATCAACCATCGAACTACCTTCAGCTATTCCCAACCTGTGTCCATTTCCCATCATGTATTACATCTGACGCCGCGGGCCCTTCCCTATCAGTTTTGTGAGCGGTCAGGAGTGATCATCGATCCGGCTCCGTCCGTGCGATCAGAAAGCCTGGATTATTTCGGTAATCCCGTCACGCATCTGACGGTTCAAGTTCCGCATCCCAAACTGGAGGTCCATGCCAACGCCCAAGTCGACGTGACCACTCCCGTCCTGCCCGAGCTGGATCAAAGTCCGGCATGGGAAGAGGTGCGGCGGCAGGTTGAGGAAGCTGAGGACTTTGAACGTCGGGATGCCTATCAATTTACATTTGACTCCCCGTATATCCTCGGGAACGAAGAAACCTTTGAGTTGGGGAAAGAATGTTTTCCGCCTGGGCGGCCATTCCTCTCAGGGGTGATGGAATTAACCACTCGAATTTTCCAAGATTTCACGTATGAAGGGGGCGTGACGGATGTCTCCACGCCGATCAAGGAAATCCTGAAAACACGGAAAGGAGTATGTCAGGATTTTGCACATTTGCAAATCGCTTGCTTAAGAAGTTTGGGGCTTCCGGCCCGATATGTCAGTGGCTACTTGCTGACTCATCCACCGGAAGGCAAAGAAAAATTGGTAGGGTCGGATGCCTCGCATGCCTGGCTGTCTACCTGGTGTCCCGGCATCGGTTGGGTGGATTTTGATCCGACCAACAATCTCATTCCTAGAGGTGAACACATTACCTTGGCTTGGGGGCGGGATTATGGAGATGTCAGCCCCATCAATGGATTCATGATCGGCGGTGGGGAGCATACCTTAGCCGTGGCCGTCGATGTGGCGCCCCTTGATGGGAACTAACACCTCTCTTCTTTTGGTTCTCTATAAATGATTCTTCCACAGCCGTTCCATCTGCAAATACATGAAGGAAGCGGTCCAGGTAATCATCACGAGTCCGGTTAAGGCTTCCATTCCGGTGACAAATCGCAGCGGTCCACTTGGGGTAATGTCACCGAAACCCAAGGTCGTGTAGGTTACATAAGAATAATACCCACATTCCTGGATATCATGAGCAAATTCTCCGCCAAGGGTTCCGGCCTGTCCTGATTGAATCAGCACATAGTAGCCCATTGCAAACAGCCAAATCTCTACTACATGAGCCATCAGCGCACCGATAACAC
This window encodes:
- a CDS encoding circularly permuted type 2 ATP-grasp protein, whose amino-acid sequence is MSSMNSSPLQDEVSSKPLSMNTYLPNPDVFDELVSSDGQIRPHWQDLLNHFSSLTELEVRHARETAARILHENGVTYLAQDGTQKTGRPWQLDLFPLLINPTEWKFLEEGLIQRAHVLNNILVDLYGLQRLIKEKKIPAALVYGNPQFLPACHGNPVQNGTYLHFLAFDLARSPSGQWWVLRDKAEAPSGVGYALENRLVVSRSMPTLLSQQAIQPLSSFFQSFSEDFLQMSNREDPRAVVLAPGPQHAVYFEHAYLARFLGYPLVEGSDLTVRDDRLFLKTVEGLKSIDLVLRRIHSDFCDPLELKTNSALGVPGLLQAVHAGHVTIANALGSGLVESEALLSFLPGLSQSLIGEELKIPSVATWWCGQEKERQYVLDNLDRLLIRKVLAQSEGGVHQHTSYIGPDLSSDKLSELRQAIHRKGFQFVGREIVSPSTTPFWSDQHTFTPVPMTLRVYLTATANGYRIMPGGLARVSVKSDPRGHWHEPGDFSKDVWVLRNDPLEKSSVVVQPHLAVQLKRGGRDLPSRTADNVFWFGRYVERAEGAVRLLRSLVSRISGEAGLSPDSEIVRRLISLLLFKEQVSQRKAKRALEGGPLVVRRELWALLFDLDSPDGLSQVLGNVHRTAEPLRHRLSLDTWQILMELATIPRTWSQRHGQSLDEALRLLSRMVHHLAALNGMILENMTRSYAWRFLDMGRRLERMRDTTKLIRHLSTRGNSETTEALSLLLELADGSLTYRTRYRSEPNLASVMDLLLIDDTNPRSVLFQLLNVEEHLHALPRDSSQATLPPAERLVTRMIADLRLADVMVLVQGHKSGVRGGLDRTVRNLESGVHELSDIVALTYFSHALPQQISGPHWLKAMS
- a CDS encoding transglutaminase family protein; this encodes MKFSINHRTTFSYSQPVSISHHVLHLTPRALPYQFCERSGVIIDPAPSVRSESLDYFGNPVTHLTVQVPHPKLEVHANAQVDVTTPVLPELDQSPAWEEVRRQVEEAEDFERRDAYQFTFDSPYILGNEETFELGKECFPPGRPFLSGVMELTTRIFQDFTYEGGVTDVSTPIKEILKTRKGVCQDFAHLQIACLRSLGLPARYVSGYLLTHPPEGKEKLVGSDASHAWLSTWCPGIGWVDFDPTNNLIPRGEHITLAWGRDYGDVSPINGFMIGGGEHTLAVAVDVAPLDGN
- a CDS encoding potassium channel family protein, giving the protein MTILLVGLSVVIHYEALYTIAKLMGQVKMRPRRLVAFGVIGALMAHVVEIWLFAMGYYVLIQSGQAGTLGGEFAHDIQECGYYSYVTYTTLGFGDITPSGPLRFVTGMEALTGLVMITWTASFMYLQMERLWKNHL